The Engraulis encrasicolus isolate BLACKSEA-1 chromosome 22, IST_EnEncr_1.0, whole genome shotgun sequence sequence CTAAactatgttttttaaaataaaaaagaaattaaaaagcaTTTCACACATTGACATACACAACTGGAAGCAAATGCTGTTTTCCAATGCAAATTCGGCACAGTGCAGTCCAATACAGTATTGGTGCTGCACTGTATGCTCACTGATAcccaacacacatacaggtacatctATAATTAAACCagtggctccagtggtgtagtctacttttttatggtaggtatactgtatattcgagcattttctgaagtgggtatactgtatataattgtgctattcaaaacaatggatcaatcaattttaagtgtgtatactgaaatctctgaaatttagaagtgggtatactccattcctgctgggaccccctttggacctaagaatatttttgcgacccccccacacacacacacacacacacacacacacacacacacacacacctcccattttccaaatgcaaaaacatattttgcTTACTTTTAATGGGAATCACCCAAATGTAAAATACATGTATTACCCATTGAAGTAAATAGTGTAATGTTTTATGCAAACATCCCTTCTGTCCATGACCCCCTGCAGTACATCCGCGATCCCCTTCGGGGTCCCGActaccagtttgggaaccactgaattaAACATTTGTCAACACACGTCCTGTAAATGTGTTCCTCTCTGTTTCAGCCAAACCAGATGAGCTTCCACGTAAGCCTCTTGGCCTAGAGCTCCCCCTGGTGTTGACTCCGGTAGTGCCGGCCAAACGCAACCCAGCCAATGCTGGACCTGAGGACGGCACCCCTCATCAGTCGTCCCAGCAGGACTCGGGGGTGACTCACGACACCTCACCGGACGAGAAGCATGCCCAGCAAAGGATTCTGGGTAAAGACGGCGGCCCCTCTCCCTTACCCTCCCCGGACCCAGTGCTTGTGCACAGCCAGGCCCCCCCTCCGTACGAGCCGCCGGACAGTGATGTCATCAAAGACCCTTCGGACAGCAAGGGGTCGGACAGCGAGCTCCCCAAAGCCCAGCCGCCCCCCTCCCCGCCTGTGCGTAGCCCCTCCAGCACGTCCCAATATGAGAACCACCGCACGGACACCTCACCCTTCGTGCCGCCTCCACGGACCCACAAGAGAGGAGGCATGCCCTCGGTTCAGtcctccccacacctccctcTCAGGGACAACTCCAGCACACAGATGCCTAAATCCAAATCTCTCAATTTCTAGTCGGAAAAAAGGCTTGTGGACATTTTGTGACATTTCAGTGTGCCAGAGCGTTATAGAGTCTTATGTGCAACAAACACAATGACTATGAATGAAGGACTGCAGTCATACTTTGTCATAATACTACACAAAGGATTAGCCACGGTTTACAGTGGTCCGTGTTAAGTAATGTCTTATTAGGCAGATGTTGTGCATCTTCGGCTGAGCAGTCAGTGGATTCTTTGTGCTTCCAGTcagtgtttttgcttttttttctctcctgttaAATTCCTGAAAATTTGTATGACTGTGCGTTCTCCATTTAGCAAGTAACATAAGCCTGCTTCAGCGGTGTTTAAAAATATGCTTCATGACAGAGATGATTTATCTCTCATTTTAAATCGTCCTTATATTTTCCGTGACGGTTATTTCCTCCTAGGTCACATGGCATACGTGTGATATAAGCATGTATGGGAGGGGCTTACTGATGTGGGCTGGACCCAGGACTCTCACGGTGCATCTCATGTGAAggagggagatttttttttttttaagtccaagaggaccttacATATTTATGGCTTACTGAAATGCTACAGATTTAGATTCTGCATGAAATACGAGGAGGGAGGTAACTTCTCAGCTATAGGTACCTCTGTGCCCTATGTTTAGGCTGGTGGACAGACGAGATGTGGAAATCCTGATATGGGTTGCCTCTTCTTGGGCTGATAACACAGGACATTTTATTAATAGTCTTTTCCACCTGAAGAGTTGTGTTCATGGGGATCCTTTGGTCCAGTGTGCTAGACTGAATGTGTGGCAGAGGGACTCCTAGTTTGTCAGCCTGATGCCTGCCTCTGTTTGGCAGGCAAATGAAGGGACTGGGAGCTCTGTCAACATAGGAACCTCTTCTGTAAAAGGTTAATTAGAAATTAGTGTTAATATATCAGGTGCTTGCAGGTTTTTCCTGCCCATAGGATGTAGGGATGTTCCCTTGTGCAGGGCTGTTTACAGTAGGTAAGACTTCTCATGACTCACGATGCACAgtcaatgttgcagtgttaacagtggtggacagtaacgaagtaaatgtaattcgttactgtacttaagtaacattttcatactttcatactttactcaagtatttttatttgacaagactttatacttttacttcactacatttcaaagcgaaatttagtactttcacttcgttacatttacagaaacactcgttccttactcgttccttttttttttttcaatttaaggcgatacacggcaggtgaatttaTTCAGTTttaatgaaatctgagatttaacgcttgtgtgaagaaagtgaaactgaatccgattggcagactcagagattcgccattgtgattggttgtaatgtgtcacgtgacattaagctctactgtacagaattagttttagaaggaaagcgagcagagcaataccactgatgtgtccactgttgcgacttgcgagacgaattgaaataagaagaaacggtactttccagtaacatgcggaaagcacagcaaaacaataaagcaggcgacaataacgttgttatgtaagggttaacgttcggcgagaaggtcgctaccgtggaatagcagcacgacagagagaatctttagaccccgacgcggagcggagggttcttgttctctctgaagtgctgctattccacaaagcgaccgactcgccgaaagttaacccgcttattatatggatagcctatacttaaatgattcacacatgcggggacatttctttagacctatttaatgttaagattgttgctgcgcaaaacaaaacagtaggcctaccgttgtggaacaccgctaggcaacaggtaggctagccaggacaacaggtgttgtctatcacagcagctgattagagtgacaaaagaccggaccccctgcggagtgatatgaaacattcgctttagccactgacttgtatacaagccagtggctttagcagtgaacgtcttgttgccattgacagcggtagccaggacaacgggtgctgtctatcacagcagctgattagagtcttgttgaaaagtcgctttagcagtgaaaagtcttgttgccattgacagcggtctgttatagaccaacccgtccgttatcgaaaaataacagacgtccgaacgttggggagccccgttgaaatgaatggagcattcgacagatgacgtcacaaccatataataaagtgtattaatctgcacgtcgtattcgttgtgtgaggggggagaggtttagctcgcatgctgcactcgcctgacaagacgaaatttgtcagataggctaggcttcgcgtttgaactgaataatcagcgaattgatacttaatgtaggccctactgcttatttgacttactgcgctatgtctgtgttatggcttacaattattgagtcacataattgccgcttttgtagcgtgttggtttcttgagtcaagtaggcctaggctacgcctaaacatgctgcttattccaaaccatccaggcgcacagcTCCGTGATAGCATTTccccccctcaatacattgcagtattttccgaagtagttggggatatcaatgacttgtctaatagactcccctgtcaccaaaaaaatgatttgcttcaactttatggaaaagaggcttgtgtatagggtttgtatctttacatgaggattgccatgcccaccatatgttgcaaagtgaggctgcatgcaacatgtatccttgcaatatgtatcctttcccttaagtcaggtcagtaAGTGGATATgcaaagcactggcaataccaccaaagtggtgttgtaaaaaacaacagcctaacaaagttttaaaaaaggagaaaaaaagtggactttggctaaatagttgcccagtgatgtgcacatgcacaaaaggctttttcatgatcagacagataagtgttccaattaagttgtatgaagtaggctattgcaaatcattggcatctagcaaatagagaccattacaagtatatgaagctgttcctatctttaaaggtagcttagaatcgcaagaagtctgtttgtccatacataggcctaagccaaccttaacataaccaaacactacataatactactactactaataataataataagaagaagaagaagaagaagaggtctaccaaaaccataattataacaaaaaataaacataaagtattttattggctactactctaaccccttgctgtcacaaataagtaggcctatggctggggggtattgtagtagttgttcaaataggcatataatcaatttcagctaATCATTcaatattaatggccctttcatgtgttcttttgggcatgttagggtcagtattaaatgtttagagaggtgaaaatgaacttctgatgctataacatccatggacttactccagtgtttctgaggcctgttatggcctagttctaccATGTTGGTATAGTCTATGCAAATCAGAgaatatttaattagatatgaccaaactaggcctacaacactcaaatattaaaattgcaccaaaagcttcatttttaagtttttactttttacttttagtacttaagtatttttgacggcagatacttttgtacttctactcaagtaaaaaagtgaggtgaatactttcacttttacttgagtagttttcaatgcaaggtaactgtacttttactcaagtacataactggggtacttcgtccaccactgagtGTTAACCCAACACACATAGAGTTGGAGCAACACTGTGAGTGTTGctttcaactctttaagtgttgaatgaactctgCACATTTCACTGTGTGGTCAGGCTTCTGTTGGTGTGGGTGAGGTCCAACCTCAGTTCAGTTTGTGCATGTTCTGTCACTTCTCTGCGCTATAGTTAGGGAGGCAGGACATTTGGTCTGCCTTtgcgctttctttctctcttcactgtAGACATAGCTGGAGCTGTATTTGCTCTTTTTCCCTACAGTACTTCGACACTTTTAAGCACACAGCTTTGAATGGCGTGTTTACAGCTCATCTCCATCGCGTCATGTGTTTGTAacatttcaccccccccccccctatgatAGCTTCTCCATGTTGCAGATAAACATGTACTTTGTTTCTCAACTGAATGTTTTATACATTAAGTAGGGCCTACCCTCCCTAGAAGTAGAATTCTTCAGTATTTGTCGAATTTGTAAAAAGCTAATCTAGTcttgtagatattttatataATGTAGGATGCTATATATTTATAAGGAAATAATATTAGTCATTTTTGATAGGAATCGGAACTTGGCCTCTGTTAGGGATGGCCCTGCAGTTCATGTCATCTTGGTTGCCCCTCTTGTCTTGAAGTCCACTCACAAGGATTACAGTGAAAAAAACATTCGGCCCCTGTATATGCATATTAAAGAGCATGCCAATTTTTGGTTAAATACTGCTAGCTTATTTGTGGTCGACTTCAAGTTTACAGATTTCTAAGTGGGTTATACACTAGATGATGTCTATGGTTACACCATCCATCCAGTAGCTATTTTGCTAACTTTTGTAACCATCCTCCATTGAGACTAATGGAGAAGAAAGTCTGATGGGGTTAGTGGACTCTGTGAAAATTAGAGTATCCACCCTCTTACCATTCTCTGATGTACAGGACAACTAAGCAACGTGAAtaattgaattgcattgaatttgAACAGCGATTACGCTAAGCTAATTGTGCAAATAGGTGGCGTGCTTCTCTAACTTGATTGCTTTAGCCACAGCCTGTGCCATTGTGGGAATGGGGTAGCATGTTCTGTAGAAGTGGGTCAGATTAGCCCTGTGAGACATGCAGCCACTCTGAATCTAGAGCAGTTCAAGCAGGCCAGTCTCATTTTTCATGTCTGGTGAAAAGGTACCATGTTACATACCTGTATTTTTAGATTTCAGGAAAAAAATAGGGACTTTTCAACTTCGTATTGTCATTTTCATAAACCTGTTCAATAACATGTCCCAATTTACAAAAAATCTCCACAATGCGCTTTTCAAACATAGACATTATCGGCACATAAGCTAATTGTCAGTACAAAACATGTTATAAATGTGTTATTATTCTTTGTTTGCAATACTATTCACATTTCTATCTGTAGAGCATCAAGATGTTTCTGATTTGAATTAAAAGTGAATATTTTTGGATGGAATATTGTACATTTTAAACATGATTCTGTCAAGCTATTCCTTAACTTTAAAGGCCATAAACTGCATTTGGCACTGAGGTATCATGCTTTTCTTCATCGGGCTGATCAAAactctcaatgttttttttttttctttttgacttttgaccattcatgatagtacagtgcaaatgctgacaggaagcaagttgggagagagagacggggaagggctggcaaaggacccgggctgggaattgaacccggatcGCCCACATAGCAAACTACTgcccctaccatttgcgccacggtagggccatactTTCAATGTTTTAAGTGTTCTGAGAAAGTGGATATATGGCTGAAACCAGTCCCCAGAAAACCTCTTCCACGAGACATCCTCAGACTTTGCCCAGTAACAGTGAATCTGGCTTGGTGTTATCAGGACTGATTGATGTTCAGGGAAGAATTAAAGGGTTTATTCAGTGTGCTACCCCCAATATCACCTAATCTGGTTGTATGGCCGAACAGGCCCTCTGTCAGTGCATGAATCTGGGAATGGTGGTGACAAAAAACATTGGTGTCAAAGGGTCACTTATCTGGAGGATCTTGGTCCTCCTCGTGGGAGCAAACCGTTAGTATGATCAGCATTATTATCAGAAAACCCCCAAACCTTCTGGTGGCCACAGGGCAAATGGCAAATTAAtttcagcctacacacacacacacacacacacacacacacacacacacacacacacacacacacacacacacacctttgcataCTTTCTCATGCTTTTATGTAATTCACTCTCCTTAGGACATTGTTGCATGATGCTTTTGTTCACAACACCCCACTGTTTAAAATATGCAAAATGTGTGATGGCCGTGTAGATGAAGGTAGATAAAGATGTGAGTGTGAGATGTGATAAAGAAGCATGTGGTCCCCCTTGTGGACAGGCAGTGTATGGCATAAGCCAAGTACAGACAGTGATGTGTACAAcctcaccacgcacgcacacaaacacacgcatacatgcacgcacgcacagcccgcgcgcacacacacacacacacacacacacacacacacacacacacacacacacacacacacacacacacacacacacacacacacacacacacacacaatcactcacacactatGCAAAATACACTGAGAGAAGAGAACACTTAATTATATCAGCTGAATTTGACAAAGAGAGGCAACATTCACATTTATATTGACATTACAGCTGAGCTACAGTTGAACTGCAGTTGAACTATAAACACTTCTATATAGGCTACACTCAAGACCATGCTCAGGCATGCTCACCTTGTTTGTGATGTAATGTCTCAAGGTTCAAAGTTAAAATAACTGTTACATTCATTCTGAAAGAATAACAGAATGAAATAAAAGAGCAGTCGCACAGCACAGACCTGTTCCAAGACAGATTATCACCAAGACAGGATCATCTTAAACCATTGTGTGTAGACCAATGTCCGCGCTTTGAGATATTTAGCAAacccactcattcactcacccaCAAACTCTCATTGTCAAAAGTAACAAGCAGATAAAAAAATTACATAGAAGCATGTTTGGAATTAATagcaatttaataataataataataataataatgataataataatactaacagtaacaataataatcataataataataatataggcaAATTGGTTTAGAAAACTTCACTGAAACTTAATTTACATATAATCAGGGCTGGCAAGGCCATTGAAAAACGGTCTTGAATCTGGATGTCAGTCTGGAAGAGACTGGAAGCGAGTCCTACAGCCCATATACACAGTAAGTGTGCATAGCCAGACATAGCCATAATTTGGGGCGACGGTGGCAGTAATGGATGTAGTCACAGTCATGATTTGGGGCAATGGTGGCAGTAATGGATGTGGTCACAGTCATGATTTGGGGCAACGGTGGCGGTAATGGATGTAGTCACAGTCATGATTTGGGGCAACAGTGGAGAAGATGGGGGAGGTGAAGGGAGCTGCTGGGATCACTACAGGTGGAAGGAGGCACGGTGAGCTGCAGCTGTTGCGTTGGATGCGCGGTGAGGTGCAGCCATTCTGTTGGCCCTGTTGGATGCAGCCATTCTGTTGGCCCTGTTGGATGCAGCCATTCTGGTGGCCTGGTGAGGTGCAGCCATTCTGGTGGCCTGGTGAGGTGCAGCCATTCTGGTGGCCTGGTGAGGTGCAGCCATTCTGGGGTTCATCATCGGTAGGCCTACAACATCCCTTCTCTCCTCAGGAATCTGTGGATGGACAAAGCATGTGGTTAGAACCTTGGGCACAGAAAGAGTCCTGGATTGATTGAAACAATGTCATGGGCTTTCTTAAGGCATTAGGTTGCAGCACTATGTGATGTAAATAAAAAATGACCAACATTGACACAGAAATTAATGTGAGTCAATGTTTTTAGGTGAAGAGGGCAAACTGATTTACCACATGAAGGCGAGTCCTGGTCAGGATCTTGTTCCAGCTGTCTCTCACTaggaatgagaaaaaaaacaccacagagTGAATATACTTGCAATAAAATAATTAGTGCAACAACATTCTGCAAATGAGGGCAGAGGGATCAAGAGCATAGCACTGGAAGGCAGGGATGTCATCGTTTGTTTAAAGGTTTAAacatgtagcctgataaaccagactaaggCTATTAAACATGCTGACCTTGCTTGCACTTCGTAACATAAATTAAAAAGTATGTTCAGACAGGGTGCAGGaaaggacaactgacctcttccGTATTTGGACTTCTGGTTCTGGCGGTGAAGAGGTGGGGGGACAAAACGGGTTCCCCTCATCACAGCTACCCTCTTCATGCTCTCCATAAGCCTGCGTGTGGAGAATGTTCAATACTGAGTGTACTTTTAAAATCTTGGAGGTTTTTGACAGAAAAATAATTAGTATTAAATTGCATTACATAAACATTGTCAAGTGTAGATGCTGATGTAACTAAATTGTAGAAACATCAAGAACTGCAAAAATCATTTCGGTTCAGAAAAGTGTCTGGCAAATTGTCAAAGTGAAACAATAGTAAAAACAGAAACACATGCCGTACCTATGATGGAGGAAAAAGACCTCATCACTTTTGTGCGCAAGCTGTCTGTGTAAGGCTGATGATTTGATCTGTGTCAGTAAAAAGAGGAAACATGTTAAAATTGATACAAAAATGGTTCTTTACAAATGTACCATATGGTAGGctaaataatgtaaaaaaaatatatatacttacAAGTCTCTTATGGGCGGCCATTTCCAAAGAGGCAATCTGttaacacaaaaacaaatagtTGTTAAGGTATGCTGATTAAGGtagaaaacagaaaaagaaagaaaaataaaaagagagagagagagggagtttctGAATTTACGTGACCTGTGGGTAACCCTAAATCAGCCCTATAGCTGCTGGGTGGCCTTACCCTGGTCTTGTAGGACATTTCCTTGTTTTCCAGCACAGAGAGCTTGTGCTGAAGAACTGTGATGTACTGGGCACTACCATCTCTAGGCTCAAGAGGCTGGCTCTCCGGTTCAATCTGGATGATCACCTAATGGTAAAATCAAATAGGCTACATCCTTTAAGAATTGCATAAAACGTACAAAATGCttgatattgtactgtatgtagtttgGACATTCTCATATAGCAAACTTTCATTGTATAAGACAATCAATTGATCACTGAAATcatatgtatctctctcttttatgTCTGTCTTACTATTAGAATAACCAAAGGCTAAAAAGCGTTTAGTATACAGGACAATAGTATACAGCTCGTTTCCATGCGCTGTTGAACACTAACCATGTCAGTCTGTTGTGACAGTTTCTTGTTGAGAAATTTGATTCTCTCCTCCTTGCTGTTGTTTTGCCTTTGTAGTGTGTAAATCGTGGCCTTCAGAATGAGGTTTTCTTGTTCCGCTGCAAGCTGGGAATGCCTGGAAGCCTGGAGCTCATCCTGCAGTTTCTTGTTCTGTAGATTAAAGAAAAATAATGGCAATGGTATGGATACTATAACAGAATGTGTCTGTAACTATGTAACATAGACAAAGGAGTTTGAGTATTTTTGTCCGTTTGACATCATtccttcagtcattcattcatcagTGTTTTGAAAAGTTACCTGCAAGTTGAGTTCAGTAATCCTGGCCCCCTGATGCACAATATCCAGACTGGAACCTGAAGATCAAACAGACAtttcaaaatggagatacacctcAAAAAATTAggaaagaaaatacaaaaaactaaatcaaattaaataataattttaaaaaacgaATAAGTTGTAATAGATGTGAGGACTTACCATGCCACTTCTCCTGTAGGCCCTGTAAAATATTGTACGGTGAGTACACAATGCAAATAGTTTCTTAATCCTACATAAATGAATCAAGTAAACATAACCTTTAGCCACACACAAGGCCCAGGGGCGGACGACCTGTCAGATGAttgctgcaggtgtgtgttatTTCAGGTTTTCTCCATTACTTGAAAACATATGTCTTTTTGTGCttgccatttacagtcaatgttCCTGGTACATCAACCAACTGTCATCCTCCCCAAAATGAAGGGTCTCACTTAAAAGCAATTGTATTATTAGGTCCTGGTCCGGCCCTcttgagatcaaattggctgtatgtggcccctgaagaAAATTGAAACCCCTGAAACTCCTACTTTAGCCAATAGCACTAATGAAATAGCAACTCACATGAACTGTTCCTTTCCACAGAAACAGCACCGGTATCACCACAGCAATGAACAgctgaaaagaagaagagaaggtatagcctacatttaaacacTTGGCTGGTATTTTTTTTCTAGCAAATACCGGAATTTTCTCTCGTGAAAAGAACCAAATTTCGTCGGCtttcagaaatttaaaaaaaaaaaaaaaaaaaaaaaccatgaaccaGAACATGAACTCACACAGGACACAAAACAGCTAACCGCTATTGGCCAAGGCCTATGTCAGAAAAGGAAGTTCAGTGTGGAAAAAGCTAAAAACTAACGAATtcaatatgattaaaaaaatgtttacttACGCCGTGAGAGATGGTCGTAAAATAAGAAAACGATAGCACGTTTTCTATGAATTCCATCGCCGGATGAATGCACCTCTCAAAAAGGAACAGTAGGTGTCGCAAAAGTTTCACCGTATGAACCAAAAGTCACTGAAAGGAGTTTTTCGATGCAGGAGGTATCAACAAAATCGCTCGTCTCGTGTGTGTCAAGTTTCGAAATGAATGTAAAATGCCACATAGAACATTGAAGTTCAAACTAGAACATTGGCGCTTCAACTAGAATGTTAGGAGAGGGTCCGACGTATGTCATAATGAGGTTGCCCAGCAGTGTTTTTATTTGTTGATGTTTAAATTATAATGTGGTTCAGGCTGATTTTTTCATCATgacaaatacatttaaaataatgtGTAGGCCTGTGCATTGAATAAAACAAAgtaatgtttgttgttgttgttgttgttgttgttgttgttgttgttgttgttgttgttgttattattattattattattattattattatagtaaagcCTAGTAAGTATTatagtaaaaaatatatatatattgtgtgagTAAAGTCAATGAGgggagtggttcccaaactttttctgctgagaTCCCTTAGGAAtattaagcccatacgacttcattgcgagcgtcgacgttgcgcaacggacgtcagcgagaacttgttgtcacgatgtgggtgttattaaatacagcgcatatAAAGTCGGCCAcgaatatgaacgagacgatgagctcgcaccggtttgctctactaacacaccacgtgtgaggagtggggggacag is a genomic window containing:
- the LOC134438533 gene encoding uncharacterized protein LOC134438533 — its product is MEFIENVLSFSYFTTISHGLFIAVVIPVLFLWKGTVHGLQEKWHGSSLDIVHQGARITELNLQNKKLQDELQASRHSQLAAEQENLILKATIYTLQRQNNSKEERIKFLNKKLSQQTDMVIIQIEPESQPLEPRDGSAQYITVLQHKLSVLENKEMSYKTRIASLEMAAHKRLIKSSALHRQLAHKSDEVFFLHHRLMESMKRVAVMRGTRFVPPPLHRQNQKSKYGRVRDSWNKILTRTRLHVIPEERRDVVGLPMMNPRMAAPHQATRMAAPHQATRMAAPHQATRMAASNRANRMAASNRANRMAAPHRASNATAAAHRASFHL